In bacterium, the following proteins share a genomic window:
- a CDS encoding A24 family peptidase, protein MALSDILLILLLLVSAVTDLVTHKIYNCVTFPAVAVGLLLNVLSHGVGGLANSMLGLAIGFCIFAIVFAFGGVGGGDVKLMAAVGAVGGYPFILNACFYGILAGGILAIAVMIWKGTFWRGLKNVFRLILSFIMPGLKTEALKPFNSERIPYGAALSVGTFIAWIFRWKNTSGV, encoded by the coding sequence ATGGCACTTTCAGACATATTACTAATATTGCTTTTGTTAGTATCAGCGGTTACAGACCTAGTTACGCACAAGATATATAATTGTGTAACTTTTCCTGCTGTAGCAGTAGGGCTATTGCTTAATGTTTTGAGTCATGGTGTTGGCGGGTTGGCTAACAGTATGCTGGGGCTCGCTATTGGGTTTTGTATTTTTGCCATAGTCTTTGCTTTTGGCGGAGTAGGAGGAGGCGACGTTAAATTGATGGCTGCTGTTGGAGCTGTTGGAGGGTATCCATTTATCTTAAATGCATGTTTTTACGGGATCCTGGCGGGTGGGATACTGGCAATAGCAGTAATGATATGGAAAGGGACTTTCTGGAGAGGGCTAAAGAATGTTTTTCGTCTTATTTTGAGTTTTATTATGCCCGGGTTAAAAACAGAAGCTTTAAAGCCGTTTAACAGCGAAAGGATTCCTTACGGAGCGGCTCTGAGTGTGGGGACGTTTATTGCATGGATTTTTAGATGGAAAAATACTTCAGGCGTATAA
- a CDS encoding pilus assembly protein, whose product MVEFVIVMPVLILFAMAIMQLALIATANIVTNYAAFSAARSYSVHQDEDKAKLAASIALIPISSQSSGGVLDSAISAILENIPIPDWAQNIASIIRQYSYAQSNTTVSQSGNTTTVRYNFKLNMPMVGRIIGIHDGDRYYLPVTQSCNINVED is encoded by the coding sequence ATGGTTGAATTTGTTATTGTTATGCCTGTTTTAATTCTCTTTGCAATGGCTATTATGCAGCTTGCTTTGATAGCAACTGCCAATATAGTAACTAATTATGCTGCCTTTTCAGCAGCCCGTTCATATTCTGTACATCAAGACGAGGATAAAGCAAAGCTCGCTGCTAGTATTGCACTGATACCTATTTCCAGCCAGTCTTCAGGAGGAGTTCTGGATTCGGCAATTTCTGCAATTCTTGAGAACATTCCCATTCCTGATTGGGCACAGAATATTGCATCAATAATTAGACAGTATTCTTATGCTCAATCCAATACTACAGTCAGCCAATCGGGTAATACTACTACTGTTAGATATAACTTTAAGCTGAATATGCCAATGGTTGGCAGAATAATTGGTATTCATGATGGTGATAGATACTATCTTCCAGTTACTCAAAGCTGTAATATAAACGTGGAGGACTAG
- a CDS encoding pilus assembly protein yields the protein MKLIRSNSGQAAVEAAIVLPIFILIMMIVVHFGKVMVAQSKVYIAAREGALKETRDGGGAGAVFFGHGNVNTSFDLLREAGLPDMSFIPGTNYLASFLSYVMAKGSAKMDVTYTVPAGPYLSAIFGGGTTVKGSCRFLGFCFSKDEIIKWIKQQLGEIASLL from the coding sequence ATGAAGCTAATTAGATCTAACAGTGGTCAGGCAGCAGTAGAAGCAGCAATTGTCCTGCCGATTTTTATACTCATTATGATGATTGTTGTTCACTTTGGAAAGGTTATGGTGGCTCAATCAAAGGTTTACATAGCAGCCAGAGAAGGAGCTCTAAAGGAAACGAGAGATGGCGGAGGAGCCGGTGCTGTATTCTTTGGTCATGGAAATGTCAATACTAGCTTTGATTTGTTAAGAGAAGCAGGGCTCCCGGATATGAGCTTTATCCCGGGAACTAATTACCTTGCAAGTTTTCTCTCGTATGTGATGGCGAAAGGAAGCGCGAAGATGGATGTAACATATACTGTGCCAGCAGGACCTTATTTATCAGCCATATTTGGTGGAGGAACTACAGTAAAGGGGAGCTGCCGTTTTCTAGGGTTCTGCTTCTCCAAGGATGAAATAATCAAGTGGATAAAACAACAGTTAGGGGAAATAGCGAGTCTCTTATAA
- a CDS encoding Tad domain-containing protein, which translates to MDKTTVRGNSESLIMFIQIHKLRKDNGGQAAVFAALMLLVLVMFIMLVVDVGQLVSWRIRMQNATDSAAMAGAVWQARGLNVIAMLNILWVPAFVIDLIKLWFTGDVNFTITNIVQKIQDVMKYAVPVIAITQVATYGRANKADAAVPLPTALAERLINISSVSDVEGIYGDGKSFYDDIKGGNFGLSSLTSLIPCWLNVDRAKYFLCASGWLGFMTGGEDVYTFSLAYKGSQPVLIGGSLLGINIPSIYTTAKAVPYGGCLGGGLPKVTEGTDLIFSWIESLWKKDKDKTESHIGSKVKFNILPDPNYKAKFDKTGFDRILMVH; encoded by the coding sequence GTGGATAAAACAACAGTTAGGGGAAATAGCGAGTCTCTTATAATGTTTATTCAAATTCATAAGCTCAGAAAAGATAACGGCGGACAGGCGGCGGTTTTTGCAGCTCTGATGCTTCTGGTGCTGGTTATGTTCATAATGCTGGTTGTGGACGTGGGACAGCTTGTAAGCTGGCGCATCAGAATGCAGAATGCGACTGATTCTGCTGCTATGGCAGGCGCAGTATGGCAGGCAAGAGGACTTAATGTAATAGCAATGCTCAATATTCTATGGGTTCCTGCATTTGTTATCGACCTTATTAAACTTTGGTTTACTGGAGATGTGAATTTTACTATTACCAATATTGTTCAAAAAATTCAGGATGTTATGAAATATGCTGTTCCTGTTATTGCTATTACTCAGGTAGCCACTTATGGCAGAGCTAATAAAGCTGATGCTGCCGTGCCCCTGCCAACTGCTTTGGCAGAGCGCCTTATAAATATAAGCAGTGTAAGTGATGTAGAAGGAATTTACGGTGACGGTAAAAGCTTTTACGATGATATAAAAGGGGGAAATTTTGGCTTGAGCTCTCTCACCTCGTTAATTCCATGCTGGTTAAATGTAGACAGGGCTAAGTATTTTCTTTGCGCCAGTGGCTGGTTGGGATTTATGACAGGCGGAGAAGATGTCTATACCTTTTCTCTTGCTTACAAGGGTTCTCAACCAGTCCTGATAGGCGGCTCTCTTCTGGGTATTAATATACCATCTATTTATACAACAGCCAAGGCTGTTCCATACGGAGGCTGTCTTGGAGGAGGTTTGCCTAAAGTCACGGAAGGAACGGATCTTATTTTCTCATGGATAGAGAGTTTATGGAAAAAGGATAAAGATAAAACAGAAAGTCATATCGGAAGTAAAGTTAAATTTAATATACTTCCTGACCCAAATTACAAAGCAAAATTTGACAAAACAGGTTTTGATAGGATACTAATGGTGCACTAA
- the cpaB gene encoding Flp pilus assembly protein CpaB, whose product MQNKASLIMGVVLGLLAIVLVHFYIQGVTRPIFKGKELVSVLVAAKDIKAREKISKGMVEVSQVPRKFKDPNALTPDDIEIVQGQKTLFLLKKGQQLTWLCLGMEKMEGLSPLIRQKERAVTISVDEVTGVGGHIQPNDHVDLAANFTVEGEKAAGITTLTLLQNVTVLAVGQEVGRKRVDVEETHSTAAMLRRGYNTVTLSLTLQEAEMIIFAQARGKITLVLRNSEDLEVIPDMPKITMSSILQLEQVKKLTIQRQDRIKVEVIKGGVKTIEQF is encoded by the coding sequence ATGCAGAACAAAGCTTCGTTAATAATGGGAGTTGTCTTAGGTCTTTTGGCAATAGTCCTTGTGCATTTTTATATTCAAGGCGTTACAAGACCAATTTTTAAAGGAAAGGAGCTGGTAAGCGTTCTTGTAGCAGCAAAGGATATAAAGGCCAGAGAGAAAATTTCTAAGGGAATGGTAGAAGTTTCGCAGGTGCCTCGTAAGTTTAAAGATCCCAATGCACTGACTCCGGATGATATTGAGATAGTACAAGGGCAGAAGACGTTGTTTTTACTAAAAAAAGGTCAACAGTTAACATGGCTCTGTCTTGGGATGGAGAAGATGGAAGGATTATCTCCACTAATAAGGCAGAAAGAGAGAGCAGTAACCATTTCTGTAGATGAAGTAACAGGGGTAGGCGGACATATCCAGCCGAATGATCATGTAGATCTTGCTGCAAATTTTACAGTGGAAGGAGAAAAAGCAGCAGGGATAACAACTCTCACTCTTCTTCAGAATGTAACTGTTCTGGCTGTAGGGCAGGAAGTAGGACGCAAAAGAGTGGATGTAGAGGAAACGCACTCTACAGCAGCAATGCTAAGGAGAGGATATAATACAGTAACTCTCTCTTTAACGCTCCAGGAGGCGGAAATGATTATCTTTGCTCAAGCAAGAGGGAAAATAACACTTGTTCTGCGCAATTCGGAAGATTTAGAGGTGATACCGGATATGCCGAAAATTACAATGAGTTCTATTTTGCAGCTGGAGCAGGTTAAAAAACTTACTATCCAGCGGCAGGACAGAATCAAGGTGGAAGTAATTAAGGGCGGAGTTAAAACTATTGAACAATTCTAA
- a CDS encoding pilus assembly protein N-terminal domain-containing protein, with product MNAKQGIRLVGLCTAMVCILFMGSVVYGQKAITVSVGQQQVVDVKKLARVSVGDDKVANVQVVAGGEQIIITGIKVGTTDLIIWDSKEEKVTHAIYVISRDPRQFAEEVRQLLSDVEGIKVKVVGGKVVIDGSVLTASDKERVEKVAAAYPEVINLVKIRTGIHNEILAEEIKKNIGIPNVNVKIIGNRVILRGFVVGEEESKEVEKIAGAFAENVINLLKVKKVMIEVDVQFAEINAVAGKDMGMNLLGGTLAGGAGLASTGGAGPSWNIGYNLTKALNFTHSKGNATIRKSLHQSALSGGEAVFEHGGEIGYKVAGSGSADVKWKKYGMLLKVKPEVDSFGEVTMHINLEVSQVDPTVEDRTGLKVYRSESDVVIKPGQSVILSGVTDVLASDFKKYTPGIGQIPVLGLLFSKKQAEKEKKQIIVLVTPTTPTFIPAQKTGKAMQLLQGE from the coding sequence ATGAACGCTAAGCAAGGGATCAGATTGGTTGGATTATGCACGGCAATGGTTTGCATACTATTTATGGGAAGTGTTGTCTACGGACAGAAAGCGATTACTGTTTCTGTTGGGCAGCAGCAGGTAGTGGATGTGAAGAAGTTGGCGCGTGTTTCAGTTGGAGATGATAAAGTAGCTAATGTTCAGGTGGTTGCTGGTGGTGAGCAGATAATTATTACAGGCATAAAAGTTGGAACTACAGATCTTATTATATGGGACAGCAAAGAGGAAAAAGTTACCCATGCTATCTATGTTATTTCAAGAGATCCAAGGCAGTTTGCTGAAGAAGTTCGTCAGTTATTAAGCGATGTAGAAGGAATAAAAGTCAAGGTAGTCGGGGGTAAAGTGGTTATTGATGGATCCGTTTTGACTGCTTCTGATAAAGAAAGAGTAGAAAAAGTTGCTGCAGCATACCCAGAGGTAATAAATCTGGTAAAGATACGCACTGGGATTCATAATGAAATTCTGGCAGAGGAAATTAAAAAGAATATCGGGATCCCAAATGTGAATGTTAAGATTATTGGAAACAGGGTTATTCTGAGAGGTTTTGTAGTGGGAGAAGAAGAGTCCAAGGAGGTTGAAAAAATAGCAGGCGCATTTGCTGAAAATGTTATCAATCTTCTAAAAGTAAAAAAGGTTATGATAGAAGTAGATGTCCAATTTGCAGAAATAAACGCTGTAGCAGGAAAGGATATGGGAATGAATCTGCTTGGAGGCACATTAGCTGGCGGAGCAGGTCTTGCAAGTACAGGGGGAGCCGGACCCAGCTGGAATATAGGATATAACCTGACCAAGGCATTAAATTTTACTCATTCTAAGGGGAATGCTACTATAAGGAAGTCTTTGCATCAGTCTGCATTAAGCGGCGGAGAAGCTGTTTTTGAACATGGAGGCGAAATTGGATATAAAGTAGCAGGAAGTGGTTCTGCAGATGTTAAATGGAAGAAGTATGGAATGTTGCTTAAGGTTAAGCCGGAGGTGGACAGTTTTGGAGAGGTAACTATGCATATCAATCTGGAGGTCAGTCAGGTTGATCCTACAGTCGAGGATAGAACAGGACTTAAGGTTTATCGTTCTGAGTCTGATGTAGTTATTAAACCGGGCCAGTCAGTGATTCTTTCAGGTGTTACAGACGTGCTTGCTTCAGATTTCAAAAAGTACACTCCTGGTATAGGGCAAATTCCAGTACTGGGGCTGTTATTTTCCAAGAAGCAGGCAGAAAAGGAGAAGAAACAGATTATAGTTCTGGTGACTCCTACTACTCCGACCTTTATTCCTGCCCAAAAAACAGGAAAGGCTATGCAATTACTGCAGGGAGAATAG
- the tadA gene encoding Flp pilus assembly complex ATPase component TadA, with protein MRIVIKEASGKERIFKLEGEAVTIGREKDCDLMISDPRASRHHTSLRLKDSQVYIKDLDSGNGTYLNGEKIAKEELWPLGTEVKIGHLSMVLEGEGISESGLQEDKKDKDEDEKTEVKQVRVPAPASMSSDKAASKGKVSQLSDIRIEIHKQLIQRIDLKSLTFEKGKEQEVRNRTEKAVRGIIKEMAGSIPKWVDIEDLVKDVLDEALGLGALEDLLSDDDVTEIMVNRKDQIYIEKKGKLQLCEKTFASDEQVMAVIERIVGPIGRRIDESMPLVDARLKDGSRVNAIIPPLALKGPSITIRKFSKTPFTVDDLIGFGTLNKDTAKFLEICVLSRKNIIISGGTGSGKTTLLNVVSSYIPHDERIVTIEDAAELKLPQEHVVSLEARPPNIEGKGAIAIRDLVKNALRMRPDRIVVGECRGGEALDMLQAMNTGHDGSLTTAHANSPRDVLSRLETMVLMSGMDLPVRAIREQVSSAINIIVQEARLSDGSRRIVAVTEVTGMEGEIITLQDIFVFKQTGIGHDGKVQGAFVATGNIPSFVPQLEAKGMHLDMKIFEEERTGK; from the coding sequence ATGAGAATAGTTATTAAAGAAGCTTCAGGTAAGGAAAGAATTTTTAAATTGGAGGGGGAAGCTGTAACCATTGGCAGGGAGAAAGACTGTGATTTGATGATTTCTGATCCAAGGGCTTCAAGACATCATACCAGTCTCAGATTAAAGGATAGTCAGGTATATATTAAAGACTTGGACAGTGGCAATGGCACATATCTTAATGGGGAAAAAATAGCTAAGGAAGAGCTTTGGCCGTTGGGAACAGAAGTCAAAATAGGGCACTTGAGCATGGTTTTAGAAGGCGAGGGGATTTCTGAGAGTGGCTTGCAGGAAGATAAGAAAGATAAAGATGAGGATGAAAAAACAGAGGTAAAACAAGTTCGTGTGCCTGCCCCCGCATCCATGTCTTCTGATAAAGCAGCTTCTAAAGGGAAGGTTAGCCAGCTTTCTGATATAAGAATCGAAATTCATAAGCAGCTCATTCAGCGTATTGACTTAAAGAGCCTAACATTTGAAAAGGGAAAGGAGCAGGAAGTCAGGAACCGCACTGAAAAAGCTGTTAGAGGCATAATCAAGGAAATGGCTGGCTCTATTCCCAAGTGGGTAGATATAGAGGATCTGGTAAAGGATGTGCTGGATGAAGCGCTGGGGTTAGGCGCTCTGGAGGATTTATTGAGTGACGATGATGTAACAGAAATAATGGTTAACAGAAAGGATCAAATTTATATTGAAAAGAAAGGCAAGCTTCAACTTTGCGAGAAAACCTTTGCCAGTGATGAACAGGTCATGGCTGTGATAGAGAGAATAGTAGGTCCTATTGGTCGCAGAATAGATGAAAGCATGCCTCTGGTAGATGCAAGGTTAAAAGATGGGTCCAGAGTAAATGCGATTATTCCGCCTCTAGCTTTAAAAGGGCCTAGCATAACCATCAGAAAGTTCTCTAAAACTCCTTTTACTGTAGATGATTTGATAGGATTTGGAACATTAAATAAAGATACTGCGAAGTTCCTTGAGATATGTGTGCTTTCACGTAAAAACATTATTATATCAGGAGGAACAGGATCCGGAAAGACAACACTGCTTAACGTAGTATCTTCCTATATTCCACACGATGAAAGAATAGTAACTATTGAAGATGCTGCAGAGCTTAAGCTGCCGCAGGAGCATGTTGTTTCTCTGGAAGCCCGGCCTCCAAATATTGAAGGCAAAGGAGCTATTGCTATCAGAGATCTGGTAAAGAATGCTCTTCGTATGCGTCCTGATAGGATAGTAGTTGGAGAATGCAGGGGTGGAGAAGCTCTGGACATGCTTCAAGCTATGAACACTGGCCATGATGGCTCTCTTACTACTGCTCATGCCAACTCTCCTCGTGATGTTCTTTCGCGTCTGGAAACTATGGTTTTAATGTCAGGTATGGATCTGCCTGTAAGAGCTATCAGAGAACAGGTATCCTCAGCTATTAACATAATAGTTCAGGAGGCTCGTTTGAGTGACGGAAGCCGCAGAATTGTTGCTGTGACTGAAGTTACAGGCATGGAGGGAGAAATAATTACTTTACAGGA